A portion of the Micromonospora vinacea genome contains these proteins:
- a CDS encoding nucleoside deaminase, with amino-acid sequence MTPDDEKFLRHAVEIARRAGASGERPFGSLLVDAAGVVLIEDHNTVVSDADISAHPELKLARWAARELSPEVAAGTTMFTSCQPCPMCATAIDRSGLGRVVYALSTEQFEEVKPATPPLPPVRYEGPALFDEARQPIDDYY; translated from the coding sequence ATGACCCCCGACGACGAGAAGTTTCTCCGCCACGCCGTGGAAATCGCCAGGCGGGCGGGGGCTTCCGGCGAACGGCCGTTCGGCTCCTTGCTGGTCGACGCGGCAGGAGTCGTCCTGATCGAGGACCACAACACAGTGGTCTCCGACGCGGACATCAGCGCCCACCCGGAGTTGAAGCTGGCCCGCTGGGCGGCTCGGGAACTCTCTCCCGAGGTGGCCGCCGGCACCACCATGTTCACCAGTTGCCAGCCCTGCCCGATGTGCGCGACGGCGATCGACCGGTCCGGCCTCGGGCGGGTGGTGTACGCCCTGTCGACCGAGCAGTTCGAGGAGGTCAAGCCGGCCACCCCGCCGTTGCCCCCGGTCCGGTACGAGGGGCCGGCGCTGTTCGACGAGGCACGCCAGCCGATCGACGACTACTACTGA
- a CDS encoding LLM class flavin-dependent oxidoreductase codes for MQIGVNVPNFAPGTDPDVLRRWAQTVEGLGFDLLMVSDHIVVTPDVAEQYPAPFYEPFTTLSWLAGVTSRVRLGTTVLIVPYRHPLLTARMAANLNRLSGGRLVLGVGVGWARQEFEALGVPFRQRGALTDEYLHTMREAWQDTDDYDTAAIPIWVGGNSEAGMRRAVLLGDAWHPLRVTPARLAEAVGRLTDIADELGRPVPALVPRIALQETREPITDPDRLAGVGTIDQISADLDKLRALGAETVVLDPFNDDLTEIRQPERAWRTLAAVAAHHKTQEDR; via the coding sequence GTGCAGATTGGTGTGAACGTACCGAACTTCGCCCCGGGAACCGACCCCGACGTGCTGCGTCGGTGGGCGCAGACGGTCGAGGGTCTCGGCTTCGACCTGTTGATGGTCTCCGACCACATAGTGGTGACCCCGGACGTGGCCGAGCAGTATCCGGCGCCGTTCTACGAGCCGTTCACCACGCTGTCCTGGCTGGCCGGGGTGACCAGCCGGGTCCGGCTGGGCACCACGGTGCTCATCGTTCCGTACCGGCACCCGCTGCTGACCGCCCGGATGGCGGCGAACCTCAACCGGCTCAGCGGCGGCCGGCTCGTCCTCGGTGTCGGCGTCGGCTGGGCCCGGCAGGAGTTCGAGGCGCTCGGCGTGCCGTTCCGGCAGCGGGGCGCGCTGACCGACGAGTACCTGCACACCATGCGCGAGGCCTGGCAGGACACCGACGATTACGACACGGCTGCGATCCCGATCTGGGTCGGTGGCAACAGCGAGGCCGGCATGCGGCGCGCGGTACTGCTCGGTGACGCCTGGCACCCGCTGCGGGTCACGCCGGCACGGCTGGCCGAGGCGGTCGGACGACTGACGGACATCGCCGACGAGTTGGGTCGCCCGGTGCCCGCGTTGGTGCCGCGGATCGCGCTCCAGGAGACCCGGGAACCGATCACCGACCCGGACCGGCTCGCCGGTGTCGGCACCATCGATCAGATCTCCGCCGACCTGGACAAGCTTCGTGCGCTCGGCGCGGAGACGGTGGTGCTGGACCCGTTCAACGACGACCTGACCGAGATCCGCCAGCCCGAACGCGCCTGGCGGACCCTTGCGGCAGTGGCCGCACACCACAAGACCCAGGAGGATCGATGA
- a CDS encoding DUF6412 domain-containing protein: protein MPVLLGFFGVAWMSAFAQLTVLAGRPVDLLAGAALTALVLLAVVLAARVHDRAGPPGAGPRWAGLRARSRSRRMPRQIDPDAAGRPRPRAPGHPSAA from the coding sequence GTGCCGGTGCTGCTGGGCTTTTTCGGGGTCGCGTGGATGTCCGCGTTCGCCCAGCTCACAGTGCTCGCGGGCCGACCGGTCGACCTGCTCGCCGGCGCCGCGTTGACCGCCCTGGTGCTGCTCGCCGTGGTGCTGGCGGCCCGGGTGCACGACCGGGCGGGCCCACCCGGTGCCGGGCCCCGGTGGGCCGGCCTGCGGGCCCGCTCCCGAAGTCGCCGAATGCCCCGCCAGATCGACCCCGATGCCGCCGGTCGGCCTCGTCCCCGCGCTCCGGGACACCCCTCGGCCGCGTAG
- a CDS encoding carboxylate-amine ligase — MTGQVAEAPSDMAAATGLLTVGVEEEFLLVDPHTGAAVPAVDLVMEQVPAELRGQVEREFQTSQIEIGSPPGLELSSIRHSLGVLRRALSDAAERAGVRLLAIGTGPVDGPVPPVVDKPRFDRMIERFRLLVPGPGNNGMHVHVGVPDPDTGVQVLNHVRPWLPMLHAVTTNSPFSRGEDTGYASWRSVEWERWPSVAPTPFLESHEHYQRLIRQLISSGVMLDEGMLYWYARLSAKYPTVELRIGDVCPSVDDAVLVAALVRALVATAMADVESDRPALQTDHHLLVGAHWRAAHDGLEGEAVDVTNGELRPTWELLDRFVERMRPALEQHGDWAEVTDLLGGLRRHGSGAARQRAVFERTGKLTDVVQDVARQTRG; from the coding sequence ATGACGGGTCAGGTGGCAGAGGCGCCCAGCGACATGGCTGCGGCGACCGGGTTGCTCACCGTGGGTGTCGAGGAGGAGTTCCTGCTCGTCGACCCGCACACCGGGGCTGCGGTTCCGGCCGTGGACCTGGTCATGGAGCAGGTGCCGGCCGAACTTCGCGGACAGGTGGAGCGGGAGTTCCAGACCAGTCAGATCGAGATCGGCAGCCCGCCCGGCCTGGAACTCTCGTCGATCCGGCACTCCCTCGGCGTCCTGCGTCGGGCGCTCTCCGACGCCGCCGAGCGGGCCGGCGTACGCCTGCTCGCCATCGGCACCGGCCCGGTGGACGGCCCGGTGCCACCGGTGGTGGACAAGCCCCGCTTCGACCGGATGATCGAGCGGTTCCGGCTGCTCGTTCCCGGCCCCGGCAACAACGGCATGCACGTGCACGTGGGGGTGCCCGACCCGGACACCGGCGTGCAGGTGCTCAACCACGTACGGCCGTGGCTGCCGATGCTGCACGCCGTCACCACCAACTCGCCGTTCTCCCGGGGCGAGGACACCGGCTACGCGAGTTGGCGCTCGGTGGAGTGGGAGCGTTGGCCGTCTGTGGCGCCGACGCCGTTTCTGGAGTCGCACGAGCACTACCAGCGGCTGATCCGGCAGTTGATCTCCAGCGGGGTGATGCTCGACGAGGGAATGCTCTACTGGTACGCCCGGCTGTCGGCGAAGTACCCGACCGTTGAGCTGCGGATCGGCGACGTCTGCCCGTCGGTGGACGACGCGGTGCTGGTCGCCGCGCTGGTCCGGGCGCTGGTGGCCACCGCCATGGCGGATGTGGAGTCCGACCGGCCAGCGTTGCAGACCGACCACCACTTGCTGGTCGGGGCGCACTGGCGAGCCGCCCATGACGGCCTGGAAGGCGAGGCCGTCGACGTCACGAACGGTGAACTACGCCCAACCTGGGAGCTGTTGGACCGGTTCGTGGAGCGGATGCGTCCGGCGCTGGAGCAGCACGGCGACTGGGCCGAGGTGACCGACCTCCTGGGCGGCCTGCGTCGGCACGGCAGCGGCGCGGCACGCCAACGCGCGGTGTTCGAGCGCACCGGCAAACTCACCGACGTGGTGCAGGACGTCGCGCGGCAGACCCGCGGCTGA
- a CDS encoding FAD-dependent oxidoreductase yields the protein MAQRLIVIGGDAAGMSAASQARRRRDSGDLEIVVFERGHFTSYSACGIPYWISGLVPGPEALIARAPETFRTEYAMDVRMRHEVTAIDLERREVVARDLKGGGEVRERFDDLMYATGAVPVKPSWAVTDAGGVFGMQTLDDGAALRDWLDADPQPRRAVVVGGGYIGVEIAEALIQRGLSVTLVEAGEQPMSTVDSDMGELVADAMRGLGITIRGSLPVTGLEERDGRVSAVVTAEGPIPTDVVVMGLGVRPNTALAEAAGLPLGPTGAIRVDRRMRVPGHPGIWAAGDCVETLHRVSGLPVHVPLGTHANKQGRVAGINIGGGYATFTGVIGTAVTKVCDLEVGRTGLRERDATAAGFEFVSVIAESTNRAGYYPGARPMTVKLIAERPSGRLLGAQIVGWSEAAKRIDSLAVALWNGMTVDDMTQLDLGYAPPYAPVWDPVLIAARKAVDALAALDR from the coding sequence GTGGCGCAACGGCTGATCGTCATCGGCGGGGACGCCGCCGGAATGTCGGCGGCGTCCCAGGCCCGACGCCGTCGTGACAGTGGCGACCTGGAGATCGTGGTCTTCGAGCGGGGCCACTTCACCTCCTACTCGGCGTGCGGCATCCCATACTGGATCAGCGGCCTGGTGCCCGGCCCCGAGGCGTTGATCGCCCGGGCCCCGGAGACGTTCCGCACCGAGTACGCGATGGACGTGCGGATGCGCCACGAGGTCACTGCCATCGACCTGGAACGCCGCGAGGTGGTGGCCCGGGACCTGAAGGGCGGCGGCGAGGTCCGCGAGCGCTTCGACGACCTGATGTACGCCACCGGCGCGGTGCCGGTGAAGCCGTCGTGGGCGGTCACCGACGCGGGCGGCGTGTTCGGCATGCAGACCCTCGACGACGGTGCGGCGCTGCGCGACTGGCTGGACGCCGACCCGCAGCCGCGCCGGGCCGTGGTGGTCGGCGGCGGTTACATCGGCGTCGAGATCGCCGAGGCCCTGATCCAACGCGGCCTCTCGGTGACCCTGGTGGAAGCGGGCGAGCAGCCCATGTCGACGGTGGACAGCGACATGGGCGAGCTGGTCGCCGACGCGATGCGCGGCCTCGGCATCACGATCCGCGGCAGCCTGCCGGTTACCGGCCTTGAGGAACGGGACGGCCGGGTGTCCGCCGTCGTCACCGCCGAGGGGCCGATCCCGACCGACGTCGTGGTCATGGGTCTCGGCGTACGCCCCAACACCGCGCTCGCGGAGGCGGCCGGGCTGCCCCTCGGGCCGACCGGCGCGATCCGGGTGGACCGGCGGATGCGGGTGCCCGGGCACCCGGGGATCTGGGCGGCCGGCGACTGCGTGGAGACCCTGCACCGGGTCAGCGGGCTGCCGGTGCACGTGCCGCTCGGCACGCACGCCAACAAGCAGGGACGGGTCGCCGGCATCAACATCGGCGGCGGGTACGCCACCTTCACCGGCGTGATCGGCACGGCGGTGACGAAGGTGTGCGACCTGGAGGTGGGCCGGACGGGTCTGCGCGAGCGCGACGCCACGGCCGCCGGCTTCGAGTTCGTCTCGGTGATCGCCGAGTCGACCAACCGGGCCGGCTACTACCCGGGCGCCCGGCCGATGACTGTCAAGCTGATCGCCGAGCGCCCCAGCGGCCGGTTGCTCGGCGCGCAGATCGTCGGTTGGTCCGAGGCGGCCAAACGGATCGACTCGCTGGCCGTGGCGCTGTGGAACGGCATGACGGTGGACGATATGACGCAGCTGGACCTGGGCTACGCTCCGCCGTACGCGCCGGTGTGGGATCCGGTGCTCATCGCCGCCCGTAAAGCTGTCGACGCGCTCGCCGCCCTCGACCGTTGA
- a CDS encoding AGE family epimerase/isomerase, with translation MTDVPRSDAATTPAPAGSPDLPDLDEFLVDQTRTLLDTARRSVRPEGGFWWLTDDRTPDRGEPIHTWITCRMTHVAALAHRNGDPDAAALVDHGIAALSTLLRDDRYGGWFGAVDQQGVPVNDRKAGYDHAFVLLAASSAARAGRPGADTLLADVLTVVRDRFWDDDAGAVRESWNRDWTVTEDYRGANSSMHMVEAYLAAAAATGDASWADRALRIATHLVHGEAARHDWRLPEHFTTDWTPLPDYNRDQPADPFRPYGSTIGHWLEWARLLLELEAVLPQPPSWLLTDARALFAAAVRRGWAVDGADGFIYTIDWDDRPVVRSRMHWVLAEAIGAAITVHRRTGDAVYLDWYRVFWAYARRSLIDQTGWRHELDAQNLPADTVWHGRPDVYHAYQAVLLSRAADGLGGPGPLAPGEVTA, from the coding sequence ATGACCGACGTGCCCCGATCCGACGCCGCAACGACACCCGCCCCGGCAGGGTCGCCAGACCTGCCCGATCTGGACGAGTTCCTCGTCGACCAGACCCGGACGCTGCTCGACACCGCCCGCCGCTCGGTCCGGCCCGAGGGCGGCTTCTGGTGGCTCACCGACGACCGCACCCCGGACCGCGGCGAACCGATCCACACCTGGATCACCTGCCGGATGACCCACGTGGCCGCCCTTGCCCACCGCAACGGCGACCCGGACGCCGCCGCCCTGGTCGACCACGGGATCGCCGCGCTCAGCACACTGCTGCGCGACGACCGGTACGGCGGCTGGTTCGGGGCGGTGGACCAGCAGGGAGTGCCCGTCAACGACCGCAAGGCCGGCTACGACCACGCGTTCGTCCTGCTCGCCGCCTCCAGCGCCGCACGCGCCGGCCGGCCCGGCGCGGACACGTTGCTCGCCGACGTGCTGACCGTCGTGCGGGACCGATTCTGGGACGACGACGCCGGCGCGGTCCGCGAATCGTGGAACCGGGACTGGACGGTCACCGAGGACTACCGGGGCGCCAACAGCAGCATGCACATGGTCGAGGCGTACCTCGCCGCTGCCGCCGCCACCGGCGACGCGAGCTGGGCCGACCGGGCCCTGCGGATCGCCACCCACCTCGTGCACGGGGAGGCGGCCCGGCACGACTGGCGACTGCCCGAGCACTTCACCACCGACTGGACGCCGCTGCCCGACTACAACCGGGACCAGCCCGCCGACCCGTTCCGGCCGTACGGCTCCACCATCGGGCACTGGCTGGAGTGGGCCCGGCTGCTGCTGGAGTTGGAGGCGGTCCTGCCGCAGCCGCCCAGCTGGCTGCTCACCGACGCCCGTGCCCTGTTCGCCGCGGCCGTTCGTCGCGGTTGGGCGGTCGACGGCGCGGACGGCTTCATCTACACGATCGACTGGGACGACCGGCCGGTGGTGCGCTCCCGGATGCACTGGGTTCTCGCCGAGGCCATCGGGGCGGCGATCACAGTGCACCGCCGCACCGGGGACGCGGTCTACCTCGACTGGTACCGGGTCTTCTGGGCGTACGCCCGCCGCAGTCTCATCGACCAGACCGGATGGCGGCACGAGTTGGACGCGCAGAACCTGCCCGCCGACACGGTCTGGCACGGCCGACCAGACGTCTACCACGCGTACCAGGCGGTACTGCTGTCCCGCGCGGCCGACGGGCTCGGTGGCCCCGGCCCGCTCGCACCGGGGGAGGTGACCGCGTGA
- a CDS encoding LacI family DNA-binding transcriptional regulator encodes MVDVARRADVSLKTVSRVVNDEPVGQELVGRVLAAIAELGFRRNDIARNLRSRQLNATVGLLIEEIANPFYATIASVAAEIAAAHGTMLITASSEEDPERERALLQDFTQRRVDGLLVVPAGLDHSFLRREVELGMPVVFLDRPPQGLQADAVLLDNRGGSHAGVSALLDEGHRRVGLLLGAPSVPTMRERLAGARAALDAAGVEPDESLIRERLIAPEEAGRAVAALLDLPEPPTAFFCANNRLTVGALQELHRRGSDAALVGFDDFELAHLMPRPLTVVAYDTRELARVATERLFERIAGDDSPPTTTVLPTRLRPRGLT; translated from the coding sequence ATGGTCGACGTGGCCCGGCGCGCCGACGTCAGCCTGAAGACGGTCTCCCGGGTCGTGAACGACGAGCCGGTGGGGCAGGAGTTGGTCGGCCGGGTGCTGGCCGCCATCGCCGAGCTGGGCTTCCGGCGTAACGACATCGCTCGCAACCTGCGTTCCCGGCAGCTCAACGCCACCGTCGGCCTGCTGATCGAGGAAATCGCCAACCCGTTCTACGCGACGATCGCCAGCGTCGCCGCCGAGATCGCCGCCGCCCACGGCACCATGCTGATCACCGCGTCGTCGGAGGAGGACCCGGAGCGGGAACGCGCCCTGCTCCAGGACTTCACCCAGCGCCGGGTCGACGGCCTGCTGGTGGTGCCGGCGGGCCTGGACCACTCGTTCCTGCGGCGCGAGGTCGAGTTGGGCATGCCTGTGGTGTTCCTGGACCGGCCGCCGCAGGGGCTGCAAGCCGACGCGGTGCTGTTGGACAACCGGGGTGGCAGCCACGCCGGGGTGAGTGCGCTGCTCGACGAGGGCCACCGCCGGGTGGGGCTGCTGCTCGGCGCGCCGAGCGTGCCCACCATGCGTGAGCGGCTGGCCGGTGCACGGGCGGCGCTGGACGCCGCTGGTGTCGAACCGGACGAGTCACTGATCCGTGAACGGCTCATCGCTCCCGAGGAGGCCGGTCGGGCGGTCGCCGCGCTGCTCGACCTCCCGGAGCCGCCGACCGCGTTCTTCTGCGCCAACAACCGGCTCACCGTCGGTGCGCTCCAGGAGCTGCACCGGCGGGGCAGCGACGCCGCGCTGGTCGGCTTCGACGACTTCGAGCTGGCCCACCTGATGCCCCGACCGCTGACCGTCGTCGCCTACGACACCCGGGAGCTGGCGAGGGTCGCCACAGAACGGCTGTTCGAGCGCATAGCCGGCGACGACTCCCCACCGACAACCACAGTGCTCCCCACGCGGCTCCGACCCCGCGGCCTGACCTGA
- a CDS encoding TetR/AcrR family transcriptional regulator: MKNESPRLRADARQNREQIIEAARALIAERGVEVPMEEVARRAGVGAATLYRRFPDRDALVRGVALDGFDRVVAIARDAEDEEPDAWRALARFVRRSAAELRLATWLSIWFTSTWEQLHAEPEEQRLRQALLKILDRLVRRAQADGDLRPDVDAGDLTLMMALLLRPLPGLRAELTQRSVDRYLTLMLEGLRAGPDIQDLPPAEIGLVDLGGA, encoded by the coding sequence GTGAAGAACGAGAGCCCCAGGCTCCGGGCGGACGCCAGGCAAAACCGCGAACAGATCATCGAGGCGGCCCGCGCACTCATCGCCGAACGCGGTGTCGAAGTGCCGATGGAGGAGGTGGCCCGCCGCGCCGGCGTCGGGGCCGCCACCCTCTATCGCCGATTCCCTGACCGTGACGCTCTGGTGCGCGGGGTCGCGCTGGACGGCTTCGACCGCGTGGTCGCCATCGCTCGCGATGCCGAAGACGAGGAGCCGGACGCGTGGCGTGCGCTCGCACGTTTCGTCCGCCGGTCGGCCGCCGAGCTGAGGTTGGCGACCTGGCTGTCGATCTGGTTCACCAGCACCTGGGAACAGCTGCACGCCGAGCCCGAGGAGCAGCGGCTCCGTCAAGCCCTGCTGAAGATCCTCGACCGGCTCGTCCGCCGCGCCCAGGCCGACGGTGACCTGCGCCCCGACGTGGACGCCGGCGACCTGACCCTCATGATGGCGCTGCTGCTGCGGCCACTACCCGGCCTGCGCGCCGAACTCACCCAGCGCAGCGTGGACCGCTACCTGACCCTCATGCTCGAGGGCCTGCGTGCTGGCCCGGACATCCAGGACCTTCCCCCCGCCGAGATCGGCCTGGTCGACCTCGGGGGCGCCTGA
- a CDS encoding aminoglycoside phosphotransferase family protein has protein sequence MELPEGLDWVRGSPAGRAWLAALPTWLAECAERWSLRVGPPFRQAYASLALPAEMPDGTAVVLKLQYPDEESRHEADALAHWGGDAAIRLLAHDPGRRALLLERCQPGTPLHDLPLDRALDAVIALLPRLWRPAGAPFTPLAQEAARWIDRMPRAWEQAGRPYERRLLDAALDLLGGLASSQGEQVLVNQDLHAGNVLAADALPGDRGPWLAIDPKPLTGEREFSVVPMVRGPELGHSPVAVRHRLDRLSTDLGLDRERVRGWTIGHTLSWSVADDSVFPQKIDVVRWLLDSA, from the coding sequence ATGGAACTGCCCGAGGGGCTCGACTGGGTACGCGGGTCACCGGCCGGTCGCGCCTGGCTGGCCGCACTTCCCACGTGGCTGGCCGAGTGCGCCGAGCGCTGGTCGCTGCGGGTCGGGCCGCCCTTTCGGCAGGCGTACGCCTCACTGGCGCTCCCCGCCGAGATGCCCGACGGCACTGCGGTGGTGCTGAAGCTCCAGTACCCCGACGAGGAAAGCCGGCACGAAGCCGACGCGTTGGCCCACTGGGGCGGTGACGCGGCGATCCGTCTGCTCGCCCACGACCCCGGGCGGCGTGCCCTGCTGCTCGAACGCTGCCAGCCCGGCACTCCCCTGCACGACCTCCCGCTGGACCGGGCGCTGGACGCGGTGATCGCGCTGCTCCCCCGGCTCTGGCGACCGGCCGGCGCGCCGTTCACCCCGCTGGCGCAGGAGGCCGCCCGTTGGATCGACCGGATGCCCAGGGCCTGGGAACAGGCCGGCCGGCCGTACGAGCGGCGGCTGCTCGACGCGGCGCTCGACCTGCTCGGCGGCCTGGCATCCAGCCAGGGCGAACAGGTACTCGTCAACCAGGACCTGCACGCCGGCAACGTGCTCGCCGCCGACGCCCTCCCCGGCGACCGAGGGCCGTGGCTGGCGATCGACCCGAAGCCGCTGACCGGAGAACGGGAATTCTCGGTCGTGCCGATGGTGCGCGGCCCGGAGTTGGGGCACTCGCCGGTCGCCGTCCGGCACCGACTGGACCGACTCAGCACCGACCTGGGGCTGGACCGGGAACGGGTCCGGGGTTGGACGATCGGCCACACGCTGTCCTGGAGCGTCGCCGACGACAGCGTCTTCCCCCAGAAGATCGACGTGGTCCGCTGGCTGCTCGACAGCGCCTGA
- a CDS encoding Fpg/Nei family DNA glycosylase: protein MPEGHTIHRLAARHAELFAGDKLHAASPQGRFAEGAARLTGTVLEGTEAYGKHLLHHYAGELTLHVHLGLYGKFTDGSGEPPEPVGQVRLRLASDRHWLDLRGPTACELLTPPEVAALRDRLGSDPLRADADPERAYTRVARSPTPLAALLLDQSVVAGTGLIFVTEALFRAGLPPTMPGRQLTRAGWDALWVDLVGLMRLAVEHGRIDTVRDAHLPEAMGRPARVDRHGGEVYVYRRPGAPCHVCGTEVSRGELAGRNLYWCRTCQAG, encoded by the coding sequence GTGCCAGAGGGACACACGATCCACCGCCTGGCGGCCCGGCACGCCGAGCTGTTCGCCGGGGACAAGCTGCACGCCGCGAGCCCGCAGGGCCGTTTCGCCGAGGGTGCCGCCCGGCTCACCGGGACCGTACTGGAGGGCACCGAGGCGTACGGCAAGCACCTGCTGCACCACTACGCCGGCGAGCTGACTCTGCACGTACACCTCGGGTTGTACGGCAAGTTCACCGACGGGTCGGGGGAGCCGCCGGAGCCCGTGGGTCAGGTGCGGCTGCGGCTGGCCAGCGACCGGCACTGGCTCGACCTGCGCGGGCCCACGGCCTGTGAGCTGCTCACCCCACCCGAGGTGGCCGCGCTGCGGGACCGCCTCGGGTCGGATCCGTTGCGCGCCGACGCCGACCCGGAGCGGGCGTACACCCGGGTCGCCCGCAGCCCCACACCTCTCGCCGCGTTGCTGCTGGATCAGTCGGTGGTGGCCGGCACCGGCCTGATCTTCGTGACCGAGGCGCTGTTCCGGGCGGGGCTGCCTCCCACGATGCCGGGACGGCAATTGACCAGGGCCGGGTGGGACGCGCTCTGGGTCGACCTGGTCGGGTTGATGCGGCTCGCGGTCGAGCACGGCCGGATCGACACGGTCCGCGACGCGCACCTGCCCGAGGCGATGGGCCGGCCGGCGCGGGTGGACCGGCACGGTGGCGAGGTGTACGTCTACCGCCGCCCCGGGGCACCGTGCCACGTCTGCGGCACCGAGGTCAGCCGCGGCGAACTGGCCGGCCGCAACCTGTACTGGTGCCGTACCTGCCAAGCCGGCTGA
- a CDS encoding carbohydrate kinase family protein, which yields MIVVAGEALIDLVVTAEGQRAVPGGSPANVAVTVARLDQPVRLLARLASDDYGRQLVEYLSANRVDLEWAVHAEEPTSVAVATLNAAGQASYEFRLAGAADWQWTPQELPELAGSPAIALHTGSLALALAPGAEALEGLLARERQRDGLTISIDLNLRPSIVTDRAAEQERVRRQVRLAHLVKASDEDLAWLYPDRSVADVMTEWRTAGVSCAVVTRGGDGVWLLAPDGSLHEEPAVRTTVVDTVGAGDSFTGGLLAALADLDALGDRPADRLAAVTPQQWGTVLRQAATVAALTCGRRGADPPRRSEVAARLTPAN from the coding sequence GTGATCGTCGTCGCGGGTGAGGCTCTGATCGACCTGGTCGTCACCGCCGAGGGGCAGCGGGCCGTGCCCGGCGGCTCCCCGGCGAACGTCGCTGTCACAGTGGCCCGGCTCGACCAGCCGGTACGGCTGCTGGCTCGGCTCGCCAGCGACGACTACGGTCGGCAACTCGTCGAGTATCTGAGTGCCAACCGGGTGGACCTGGAGTGGGCGGTGCACGCCGAGGAGCCCACGTCGGTGGCGGTGGCCACCCTGAACGCCGCCGGGCAGGCCAGCTACGAGTTCCGACTGGCCGGTGCCGCGGACTGGCAGTGGACTCCGCAGGAGCTGCCCGAGTTGGCCGGCTCACCCGCGATCGCGCTGCACACCGGCTCCCTGGCACTCGCGTTGGCGCCCGGCGCCGAGGCGTTGGAGGGCCTGCTCGCCCGAGAACGCCAGCGGGACGGGCTCACCATCTCCATCGACCTCAACCTGCGGCCGAGCATCGTCACCGACCGGGCGGCGGAGCAGGAGCGGGTACGCCGGCAGGTCCGTCTCGCGCACCTGGTCAAGGCCAGCGACGAGGACCTGGCCTGGCTCTACCCGGACCGTTCGGTGGCCGACGTGATGACCGAATGGCGTACGGCCGGCGTGTCCTGTGCCGTGGTGACCCGGGGCGGGGACGGCGTCTGGCTGCTCGCGCCCGACGGCTCGCTGCACGAGGAGCCGGCGGTCCGCACCACGGTGGTCGACACCGTTGGCGCCGGCGACTCGTTCACCGGTGGCCTGCTGGCCGCACTGGCCGACCTCGATGCGCTCGGCGACCGCCCAGCCGACCGGCTCGCTGCCGTCACTCCGCAGCAGTGGGGCACAGTGCTGCGCCAGGCCGCGACCGTGGCCGCACTGACCTGCGGCCGTCGGGGTGCCGACCCGCCCCGCCGCTCGGAGGTAGCGGCCCGCCTCACCCCCGCAAACTGA
- a CDS encoding arylamine N-acetyltransferase family protein has protein sequence MEEAPPLRRLMMGTKVAMSQMLRRIGHHGRVAADVETLFALHQAWRHAVPYENLDIQLGRPIALDAEALFDKLVRRRRGGYCYEQNAGLAMLLRLAGFQVTLVEAAVMRATRGEAMWGNHNALLVDLGDRRWLADAGIGDGFIQPLPMREGHHTQGSLTYRLERLDPDTWRFHHRPGGTIASYDLRLRPREIADFAAHSREMSTSPTSAYVTTLMAARPSADHTLVLLSRTLRRLGAAPSTPQTIADVDEFARTLSTDFLVPLDDLGPDGIAHLWHKTGTQDDLWRARVRTTP, from the coding sequence GTGGAGGAGGCTCCCCCACTTAGGAGGTTGATGATGGGCACAAAGGTGGCGATGAGTCAGATGCTGCGCAGAATCGGGCACCACGGGCGCGTCGCAGCCGACGTGGAGACGCTGTTCGCACTGCATCAGGCCTGGCGGCACGCCGTGCCGTACGAAAACCTCGACATCCAGCTCGGCCGGCCAATCGCCCTCGATGCGGAGGCACTGTTCGACAAGCTCGTGCGGCGGCGGCGCGGCGGTTACTGCTACGAGCAGAACGCCGGCCTGGCCATGCTGCTGCGTCTGGCCGGTTTCCAGGTGACCCTGGTGGAGGCCGCAGTCATGCGTGCTACCCGCGGCGAGGCGATGTGGGGCAACCACAACGCGCTGCTGGTCGACCTCGGTGACCGACGCTGGCTGGCCGACGCCGGTATCGGCGACGGATTCATCCAGCCGCTGCCGATGCGGGAGGGCCACCACACTCAGGGAAGCCTGACCTACCGGCTTGAGCGGCTCGATCCTGATACCTGGCGCTTCCACCACCGCCCCGGCGGAACCATCGCCTCCTACGACCTCCGCCTGCGGCCACGGGAGATCGCCGACTTCGCCGCCCACTCCCGGGAAATGTCCACGTCCCCCACCTCGGCGTATGTCACCACGCTCATGGCCGCTCGGCCGAGCGCCGACCACACCCTGGTCCTGCTGTCCCGGACGCTGCGCCGGCTCGGCGCCGCCCCCAGCACCCCCCAAACGATCGCCGACGTCGACGAATTCGCCAGAACGCTGTCCACTGACTTCCTCGTACCGCTCGACGACCTCGGCCCGGACGGCATCGCCCACCTCTGGCACAAGACAGGCACCCAGGACGACCTGTGGCGCGCGCGGGTCCGCACCACCCCCTGA